One genomic window of Agrobacterium vitis includes the following:
- a CDS encoding 4-aminobutyrate--2-oxoglutarate transaminase, whose protein sequence is MQNSQLAARRTNAISRGVGVTTQIYAERAENAEIWDVEGRRYIDFAAGIAVVNTGHRHPKVIAAVKAQLDCFTHTCHQVIPYENYVRLAERLNQAVPGNFEKKTIFVTTGAEAVENAVKIARAATNRSAVIAFTGAFHGRTFMGMTLTGKVTPYKVGFGAMMPDVFHVPFPVELHGQTMEDSLAVLDKLFKADVDPERVAAFIIEPVQGEGGFYEVPRLFMQKLRQIADKHGILLIADEVQTGFARTGKLFAMEHFGVVADITTMAKGLGGGFPIAAVTGRADIMDAPGPGGLGGTYGGNPIGIAAGNAVLDVIEEEQLADRATSLGNRLKQRLHSLSDAVPEIADIRGPGFMNAVEFNLPGSKTPNADFTNKVRTIALEKGLILLTCGVYGNVIRFLAPLTIDEKTFSEALDILEETLRACTRNS, encoded by the coding sequence ATGCAGAATTCGCAACTCGCGGCACGCCGCACGAATGCCATCTCCCGCGGCGTCGGCGTGACGACCCAGATTTATGCCGAACGGGCCGAGAATGCCGAGATCTGGGATGTCGAAGGCCGCCGTTATATTGATTTTGCTGCCGGGATCGCCGTCGTGAATACCGGTCACCGACACCCCAAGGTGATCGCGGCTGTGAAGGCGCAACTCGATTGCTTCACTCATACCTGCCATCAGGTCATCCCCTATGAGAACTATGTGCGCCTTGCCGAGCGCCTCAACCAGGCAGTGCCGGGAAATTTCGAGAAGAAGACAATTTTTGTGACGACCGGCGCCGAGGCGGTCGAGAACGCCGTCAAGATCGCCAGGGCGGCAACCAACCGTTCTGCGGTTATCGCCTTCACCGGCGCCTTCCATGGACGCACCTTCATGGGCATGACGTTGACCGGCAAGGTTACCCCCTACAAGGTCGGCTTCGGGGCGATGATGCCGGATGTCTTCCATGTCCCCTTCCCGGTCGAACTGCATGGTCAGACGATGGAGGATTCGTTGGCTGTGCTCGACAAGCTCTTTAAGGCTGATGTCGATCCGGAGCGCGTTGCAGCCTTCATCATCGAACCCGTGCAAGGCGAAGGTGGATTTTACGAAGTACCCCGACTTTTCATGCAGAAGCTGCGTCAGATTGCCGACAAGCACGGCATCCTGCTGATCGCGGATGAAGTCCAGACCGGCTTTGCGCGCACCGGCAAGCTTTTCGCCATGGAGCATTTCGGCGTCGTTGCCGATATCACCACAATGGCCAAGGGCCTTGGCGGCGGCTTCCCCATCGCGGCGGTCACTGGCCGGGCAGACATCATGGACGCACCGGGTCCAGGTGGTCTCGGCGGCACCTATGGCGGCAATCCGATTGGCATTGCAGCCGGCAATGCCGTCCTCGATGTAATCGAGGAAGAGCAACTGGCAGATCGCGCCACGTCGCTCGGCAACCGCCTTAAGCAAAGACTTCATTCCCTGTCCGATGCCGTGCCTGAGATCGCCGACATCCGCGGTCCCGGCTTCATGAACGCCGTGGAATTCAACCTGCCCGGTTCCAAGACACCGAATGCCGATTTTACCAACAAGGTACGGACTATAGCGCTGGAAAAAGGGCTGATTCTTCTGACCTGCGGCGTCTATGGCAATGTCATCCGCTTTCTGGCCCCCCTGACGATCGACGAGAAAACCTTCAGCGAAGCGCTCGATATCCTTGAAGAGACATTGCGCGCCTGCACCAGGAATAGTTGA
- a CDS encoding cupin domain-containing protein: protein MQNTHLKIAEAARMSGVSQSTLRLWEQQGLIEPARTPSGQRLYDSAVLERIARIAWLRSERGLNPAAIKEELGHPETGQKGLDVAEPVTDTAAIGTRVRQMRRLSHQTLDTVARATGASVSQLSTFERTSQGISITVLHDLAKHFGTTVAELNGHPIQQQSASVVRDGEWMTWPTTSMGVSIHSLAAGARQMECHRFDLAPGASSEGAYRHEGEEFIFVLAGALQIVLDGDQFYDLRTGDSFYFESSRPHSWRNPADVQATLIWINTPPTF, encoded by the coding sequence ATGCAAAACACCCACCTTAAAATCGCCGAAGCTGCCCGGATGTCCGGTGTTTCGCAATCAACTCTGAGGCTATGGGAACAGCAGGGGCTGATCGAGCCAGCCCGCACGCCATCCGGACAGAGGCTTTACGATTCGGCTGTTCTAGAGCGCATTGCCAGGATTGCCTGGTTGCGCAGCGAAAGAGGGCTGAACCCGGCTGCCATTAAAGAGGAACTGGGGCATCCTGAAACGGGCCAGAAGGGGCTCGACGTGGCTGAACCGGTGACGGACACGGCGGCGATTGGCACGCGGGTTCGGCAAATGCGCAGGCTGTCACACCAAACCCTGGATACGGTGGCCCGGGCGACAGGAGCGTCCGTCTCACAGCTTTCGACGTTCGAGCGCACATCTCAGGGTATTTCCATCACCGTTCTTCACGACCTCGCCAAGCACTTCGGCACGACGGTTGCCGAGCTGAACGGTCATCCAATCCAGCAACAGAGCGCTTCAGTGGTGCGTGACGGCGAGTGGATGACATGGCCGACGACATCAATGGGCGTTTCCATCCATTCACTTGCCGCCGGGGCGCGGCAGATGGAATGTCATCGGTTTGATTTGGCACCCGGCGCGTCCAGCGAAGGTGCTTACCGGCATGAGGGCGAGGAATTTATCTTCGTTCTTGCGGGAGCGCTGCAGATCGTTCTCGACGGGGACCAGTTTTATGATCTTCGGACCGGCGACAGTTTTTACTTTGAGAGCAGCCGTCCGCATTCCTGGCGCAATCCGGCGGACGTGCAGGCCACGTTGATCTGGATTAATACCCCGCCCACCTTCTAG
- the repC gene encoding plasmid replication protein RepC produces MKTGNVTTPFGRRGMTLALVRRQVATSDIKPGKRADKWKIFRDASAAMDLLGIQSNSLAVLDALLSFYPQNELRQDAQLVVFPSNAQLGLRAHGLAGATLRRHIAVLVDAGLIVRKDSANGKRYARKDNAGQIEQAFGFDLSPLLARSEELAMMAQQVMADRATFRKAKESLTICRRDVRKLITAAIEEGVQGDWHEIECAYISLVGKISRTPALSEVTLVLDEMNNLKRDIVKRLEKQVNSEKNSTNAAQTERHIQNSNTNYTHEFEPRSRKEQEASKEQDNPSKRLPIKSFPLGMVLKACPSVGDYGPDGKIANWRDLMTAAVVVRSMLGVSPSAYQEACEIMGQENAATAIACILERANFINSAGGYLRDLTRRSQQGEFSLGPMMMALLRTNGEAGMKTG; encoded by the coding sequence ATGAAGACTGGAAATGTAACGACGCCCTTCGGGCGGCGGGGTATGACGCTTGCGCTGGTGCGTCGGCAGGTCGCCACAAGCGACATTAAGCCGGGCAAACGTGCGGATAAATGGAAAATATTCAGGGATGCCTCAGCCGCAATGGACTTGCTTGGGATACAATCCAACAGTCTTGCGGTTCTCGATGCCTTATTGAGCTTTTATCCGCAAAATGAACTGCGGCAGGATGCACAGCTTGTTGTTTTTCCCTCCAATGCTCAACTTGGTCTTCGGGCGCACGGCTTGGCCGGGGCGACTTTACGCCGGCATATTGCCGTGCTTGTCGATGCAGGTCTGATCGTTCGTAAAGATAGCGCCAATGGAAAACGCTACGCGCGTAAGGATAATGCCGGTCAAATCGAGCAGGCATTTGGCTTCGATTTATCACCCCTTCTCGCGCGCTCAGAGGAGCTCGCGATGATGGCACAACAGGTGATGGCTGATCGCGCCACCTTTAGAAAAGCCAAGGAAAGCCTTACCATTTGCCGCCGAGATGTCCGCAAGCTGATCACGGCGGCGATCGAGGAGGGCGTGCAAGGTGACTGGCACGAGATCGAATGCGCTTATATCTCTCTCGTCGGCAAAATATCCAGAACCCCGGCTCTTTCTGAGGTCACATTGGTTTTAGATGAGATGAACAATCTTAAGAGAGATATCGTTAAGCGACTGGAAAAACAGGTTAATTCAGAAAAAAATAGCACCAATGCCGCTCAAACTGAGCGGCACATACAGAATTCAAATACCAACTACACACATGAATTTGAACCTCGCTCTCGAAAAGAGCAAGAAGCGTCGAAGGAGCAAGACAATCCGTCTAAAAGACTGCCGATAAAGTCGTTTCCGCTTGGAATGGTTTTGAAGGCCTGCCCTTCGGTTGGGGATTACGGACCAGATGGAAAGATCGCAAATTGGCGTGACTTAATGACAGCTGCGGTGGTGGTTCGGTCTATGTTGGGAGTAAGTCCGTCCGCCTATCAGGAAGCTTGCGAAATCATGGGGCAAGAGAATGCGGCAACCGCCATTGCATGTATTTTAGAGCGTGCAAATTTTATCAATTCGGCAGGAGGTTATCTGCGCGATCTAACCCGTCGGTCACAGCAGGGAGAATTTTCTCTAGGGCCTATGATGATGGCTTTGTTAAGGACCAACGGAGAAGCGGGTATGAAGACCGGGTAA
- a CDS encoding IS3 family transposase (programmed frameshift) gives MEASKFTEAQIAFVLKQAHDGPPIGEVCRKAGISDATFYNWRKKYAGLMPSEMKRLRQLEEENAKLKRIVADLSLDKAMLQDVLFKKALRPDGKRHLVDRIKTDWKVSIRRACSVLKIDRSLYVYKSKRGDQAELKLKIKDICQTRVRYGYRRVHVLIRRDGWVVNPKRIYRLYKEMDLQLRNKVPKRRVKAKLRSHRTAATRSNDVWAMDFVHDQLATGRKIRVLTVVDTFSRFFPAVDARFSYKGEDVMQTLERVCRQVGYPATIRVDNGSEFISRDLDLWAYHRGVVLDFSRPGKPTDNSYIESFNGKFRAECLNAHWFMSLDDARSKMEDWRRDYNEFRPHSAIGNKVPISLLNGSSAPTPT, from the exons ATGGAAGCGTCGAAGTTTACGGAAGCGCAAATCGCGTTTGTGTTGAAGCAGGCTCATGATGGACCGCCCATTGGCGAGGTCTGCCGCAAGGCGGGGATTTCGGACGCTACGTTTTATAACTGGCGCAAAAAATACGCTGGCCTAATGCCGTCAGAGATGAAGCGCCTGCGGCAGTTGGAAGAGGAAAATGCCAAACTGAAGCGGATCGTCGCCGATCTCTCTTTAGACAAGGCCATGCTCCAGGATGTGCTGT TCAAAAAAGCTCTGAGGCCTGACGGCAAGCGTCATCTTGTCGACAGGATCAAGACGGACTGGAAGGTTTCGATCCGACGCGCATGCTCCGTCCTGAAGATCGACCGGTCCCTTTATGTCTACAAGTCCAAGCGTGGCGATCAGGCCGAACTGAAGCTGAAGATCAAGGATATCTGCCAGACGCGGGTACGTTATGGCTATCGTCGTGTGCATGTCTTGATCAGGCGTGACGGCTGGGTGGTGAATCCGAAGAGAATCTATCGTCTTTACAAGGAGATGGACCTGCAACTGCGCAACAAGGTGCCAAAACGGCGCGTCAAAGCAAAGCTGCGATCGCACCGCACCGCAGCCACCCGTTCGAACGACGTCTGGGCCATGGATTTCGTGCATGACCAACTGGCCACAGGTCGCAAGATCAGGGTTCTCACGGTTGTCGATACCTTCTCGCGCTTCTTTCCGGCGGTAGATGCCCGCTTCAGCTATAAAGGGGAAGACGTCATGCAGACCCTCGAACGCGTATGCCGGCAGGTCGGTTACCCGGCCACCATTCGGGTGGACAACGGCAGCGAATTCATCTCTCGTGACCTCGATCTGTGGGCCTATCATAGAGGCGTCGTGCTTGACTTCTCGCGGCCGGGCAAGCCGACGGACAACAGCTACATCGAGAGTTTTAATGGCAAGTTCCGGGCAGAGTGCCTGAACGCCCACTGGTTTATGAGCCTTGACGACGCCCGCTCAAAGATGGAGGATTGGCGTAGAGACTATAACGAGTTCCGGCCACACAGCGCGATCGGCAACAAGGTGCCGATTTCGCTCTTGAACGGCTCATCGGCACCCACGCCAACCTGA
- a CDS encoding acetyl-CoA carboxylase biotin carboxylase subunit → MFKKILIANRGEIACRIIRTARRMGIATVAVYSQADAGARHVRLADEAILIGPAPARESYLVADKILAAARRTGAEAVHPGYGFLSENEDFAEACAASGIAFIGPPAAAIRAMGSKSAAKELMGKAGVPLVPGYHGEDNDPALLRREADHIGYPVLIKASAGGGGKGMRRVDRADDFADALASCQREARNAFGDDHVLIEKYILKPRHIEIQVFADSSGNCIHLYERDCSVQRRHQKVLEEAPAPGMTAERRAAMGAAAVTAAKAVGYVGAGTVEFIINSDGSFYFMEMNTRLQVEHPVTEMVTGLDLVEWQFRVAAGQPLPLRQEDVPLMGHAIEARIYAEDADAGFLPSIGTLQHLGLPEQNAHVRIDSAVETGDAISPHYDPMIAKLIVHGADRKEALNRMGEALGAIEIVGLTANIGFLHRLIKSPSFTGADLDTGLIEREHDRLFALSPVPAWVWYLAALEELMRDVPAKPASPWALTDGWRLTGRAERRIALCCKGETVTVTAVFSGEGWNLSLSGTDEPRTFAHGRASKNGPATALDVRIGEQRYDATIVIDGNHRHVFYTGQTFVVERLPDLQRATDTNSGGGGLRAPMPGAIIALLAEPGVSLKTGEPLLVMEAMKMEHTIVAPSDGTLASFHFAVGDQVVAGAELVDFQPAA, encoded by the coding sequence ATGTTCAAGAAAATCCTGATCGCCAATCGCGGCGAAATCGCCTGCCGCATCATCCGCACCGCGCGGCGCATGGGCATTGCCACCGTTGCCGTCTATTCGCAGGCCGATGCTGGCGCACGCCATGTTCGGCTTGCAGATGAGGCCATCCTCATCGGCCCTGCACCGGCGCGCGAATCCTATCTTGTTGCCGACAAGATTCTTGCCGCTGCCCGTCGCACGGGTGCCGAGGCGGTTCATCCCGGCTACGGTTTTCTGTCTGAGAACGAAGATTTTGCCGAAGCTTGCGCCGCCAGCGGCATCGCCTTTATCGGGCCGCCCGCCGCCGCCATCCGTGCCATGGGATCAAAATCGGCAGCAAAAGAGCTGATGGGCAAAGCCGGTGTGCCGCTTGTACCCGGCTATCACGGAGAAGACAACGATCCGGCGCTGCTGCGGCGAGAGGCAGATCACATCGGTTACCCCGTGCTGATCAAGGCCTCTGCCGGGGGGGGCGGCAAGGGCATGCGGCGTGTTGATCGCGCAGACGATTTTGCCGATGCGCTGGCCTCCTGCCAGCGTGAAGCGCGCAATGCCTTCGGCGACGATCATGTGCTGATTGAGAAATACATTCTCAAGCCACGCCATATCGAAATTCAGGTTTTTGCCGATTCGAGCGGCAACTGCATCCATCTCTATGAGCGCGACTGCTCGGTGCAGCGCCGCCACCAGAAGGTTCTGGAAGAGGCCCCCGCGCCGGGAATGACCGCAGAGCGGCGCGCAGCCATGGGTGCGGCCGCCGTGACGGCGGCAAAGGCGGTTGGCTATGTTGGGGCGGGAACTGTGGAGTTCATCATCAATAGCGACGGGTCTTTTTACTTCATGGAGATGAACACCCGCTTGCAGGTGGAGCATCCGGTTACGGAAATGGTGACCGGGCTGGACCTTGTCGAGTGGCAGTTTCGCGTTGCCGCAGGCCAACCCCTGCCCTTGCGGCAGGAGGATGTGCCACTGATGGGACACGCCATCGAAGCCCGCATCTATGCCGAGGATGCAGACGCAGGTTTTCTGCCATCCATCGGCACCCTCCAACATCTGGGATTGCCAGAGCAGAATGCGCATGTGCGCATCGATAGCGCCGTCGAGACAGGTGACGCGATCTCACCCCATTACGATCCGATGATCGCCAAACTGATCGTTCACGGAGCAGATCGCAAAGAAGCGCTGAACCGCATGGGCGAAGCCCTTGGCGCAATCGAGATTGTTGGCCTGACGGCGAATATCGGCTTTCTGCATCGCCTCATAAAGAGCCCGTCTTTCACTGGTGCCGATCTCGACACCGGGCTGATTGAGCGCGAACACGACAGATTGTTTGCCCTATCCCCCGTGCCTGCCTGGGTCTGGTATCTGGCGGCTTTGGAAGAGCTTATGCGGGACGTTCCTGCCAAGCCTGCATCCCCATGGGCGCTGACTGATGGCTGGCGGCTGACCGGCCGGGCGGAACGGCGGATCGCGCTGTGCTGTAAAGGCGAAACCGTGACGGTCACCGCCGTGTTCTCCGGCGAGGGCTGGAATCTGTCCCTGTCCGGCACGGATGAGCCGAGGACCTTTGCGCACGGCCGCGCCAGCAAAAACGGCCCAGCAACGGCGCTTGATGTGCGCATTGGCGAGCAGCGTTACGACGCGACGATCGTGATCGATGGGAACCATCGTCATGTGTTCTACACCGGACAGACCTTTGTGGTGGAACGCTTGCCCGACCTGCAACGTGCCACCGACACCAACAGTGGCGGCGGTGGCCTTCGCGCCCCGATGCCCGGCGCGATCATCGCGCTGCTTGCCGAGCCGGGAGTCTCCTTGAAAACGGGGGAACCATTGCTGGTTATGGAGGCAATGAAAATGGAACACACAATTGTTGCGCCATCCGATGGCACGCTCGCCAGCTTCCATTTTGCGGTTGGCGATCAGGTGGTGGCAGGCGCGGAGCTGGTTGATTTCCAACCCGCCGCATAA
- a CDS encoding enoyl-CoA hydratase/isomerase family protein gives MIYKTLDLELNGAVATVWMNRPDRHNAFDEMLIQEMTLAIETLSENDSVRVLVLAGRGASFSAGADLAWMKRQGAASVADNAADAAAMGRMFMALRNCPKPLIARIQGAAIGGGMGLVAACDIAIAAPDAVFATSEVRLALIPAVISPLVAAAIGERQCRRYFLTGERMGVGQAHALGLVHEIAEKDGLDAAVARIVADVLKGAPGAVTEGKALITQISGRRFDDALVSETAELIAVRRGSDEAREGLSAFLEKRKPGWIADRSQG, from the coding sequence ATGATCTATAAAACCCTTGATCTCGAATTGAACGGCGCGGTCGCAACAGTGTGGATGAACCGGCCAGATCGGCACAATGCCTTCGATGAGATGCTCATTCAGGAAATGACGCTGGCTATTGAAACATTGTCTGAGAACGACAGCGTGCGCGTCCTTGTGCTGGCGGGTCGTGGGGCCAGTTTTTCCGCAGGCGCTGACCTTGCGTGGATGAAGCGCCAAGGTGCGGCCAGCGTTGCGGACAATGCAGCGGATGCAGCCGCTATGGGGCGCATGTTCATGGCGCTGCGCAATTGCCCCAAGCCGCTGATTGCCCGCATTCAAGGCGCTGCCATTGGCGGTGGAATGGGGCTGGTGGCGGCCTGCGACATCGCTATCGCCGCTCCCGATGCCGTGTTTGCGACCTCTGAGGTTCGCCTCGCGCTGATCCCTGCTGTCATCAGCCCGCTGGTTGCTGCGGCGATTGGGGAACGTCAGTGCCGCCGCTATTTCCTCACCGGGGAGCGGATGGGGGTTGGGCAGGCACATGCGCTGGGCCTTGTGCACGAGATTGCCGAAAAGGATGGCCTTGACGCTGCTGTGGCGCGGATTGTTGCCGATGTGCTGAAAGGTGCACCGGGTGCGGTAACAGAGGGGAAGGCGTTGATCACGCAGATTTCCGGCCGTCGTTTCGATGACGCGCTGGTGTCTGAGACGGCCGAGCTGATTGCGGTCCGCCGAGGCAGCGATGAAGCACGCGAGGGTCTTTCGGCCTTTCTCGAAAAACGCAAACCCGGCTGGATAGCGGATCGGTCACAAGGGTGA
- the repA gene encoding plasmid partitioning protein RepA — translation MAKIAPKTDAVIEGLTALMERHADALSSQLQAHHLKVFPPTSEKGIRSFGPSEASKLLGVGESYLRQIASEMPELNVSMSPGGRRIFSIEDIHVIRKHMDQIGRGNRRYLPHRRDGEQLQVISVMNFKGGSGKTTTAAHLAQYLAMRGYRVLAIDLDPQASLSALFGSQPETDVGPNETLYGAIRYDDEQVPIEQVVRGTYIPDLHLIPGNLELMEFEHDTPRALMKRKEGDTLFYGRISQAIEDIADNYDVVVIDCPPQLGYLTLSALTAATSILVTVHPQMLDVMSMNQFLAMTSNLLREIESAGAEFKFNWMRYLITRFEPSDGPQNQMVGYLRSIFGENVLNFPMLKTTAVSDAGLTNQTLFEVERGQFTRSTYDRALEAMNAVNDEIESLIKKAWGRTT, via the coding sequence ATGGCGAAGATCGCCCCGAAAACTGATGCCGTGATTGAGGGGTTGACTGCCTTGATGGAGCGTCACGCTGACGCGCTTTCCAGCCAGTTGCAAGCACATCATTTGAAAGTTTTCCCGCCGACCTCCGAAAAGGGGATTAGGTCCTTCGGCCCGTCTGAAGCGTCCAAGTTGCTTGGCGTTGGGGAGTCTTATCTACGACAGATTGCTTCGGAAATGCCAGAGTTGAATGTCAGCATGAGCCCTGGGGGCCGGCGCATTTTCTCGATTGAAGATATCCACGTGATCCGCAAACATATGGACCAGATTGGTCGTGGAAACCGTCGCTATCTTCCGCATCGTCGAGACGGGGAGCAGCTTCAAGTCATTTCTGTGATGAATTTCAAAGGTGGCTCGGGCAAAACGACGACCGCTGCGCATTTGGCTCAATATCTCGCAATGCGTGGTTACCGAGTGCTTGCTATCGATCTCGATCCTCAGGCAAGCCTGTCTGCGCTCTTTGGCAGCCAACCGGAGACGGATGTCGGTCCAAACGAGACTCTCTATGGCGCCATCAGATATGATGATGAGCAAGTGCCGATCGAACAGGTCGTTCGGGGAACATATATTCCGGACCTTCATCTCATTCCCGGCAATCTCGAACTTATGGAATTTGAGCATGACACTCCCCGTGCCTTGATGAAGCGCAAGGAAGGCGACACGCTCTTCTATGGCCGCATCAGTCAAGCGATTGAAGACATTGCAGATAATTATGATGTCGTCGTCATCGATTGCCCTCCGCAACTTGGTTACCTCACGCTTTCAGCATTGACGGCTGCAACATCTATCCTAGTTACGGTTCACCCTCAGATGCTCGATGTGATGTCAATGAACCAATTTCTGGCAATGACCTCGAACTTGTTGAGGGAAATTGAGAGCGCCGGTGCTGAGTTCAAGTTCAATTGGATGCGCTATCTTATCACTCGTTTCGAGCCGAGTGATGGGCCACAAAATCAAATGGTTGGCTATCTCAGGTCTATTTTCGGTGAGAACGTCCTCAATTTTCCAATGCTCAAAACGACGGCTGTCTCAGACGCGGGCCTGACAAACCAAACCCTTTTTGAAGTGGAACGCGGTCAGTTTACCCGATCAACCTATGATCGCGCCTTGGAGGCTATGAACGCTGTCAATGATGAGATCGAATCTCTTATCAAAAAAGCATGGGGTAGAACCACATGA
- a CDS encoding hydroxymethylglutaryl-CoA lyase: MHQTSDDNIVIVEVGPRDGLQNEAAIVSIDVKIELVKRLARAGLDHIEATAFVSPKWVPQMADSTDVMTACASAGELSHVTLSALTPNLKGFEAAIAAGSREVAVFASASETFSRRNINCSIDESFTRFEPIFEAARAVGIPVRGYVSCVIACPYEGAIDPRAVARVSRLLLKKGAREVSLGDTIGVGTPAKVKRMIEAVAAEAPLSVLAGHFHDTYGMGIANIQAALDAGIRVFDSSIGGLGGCPYAAGAAGNVATEEVVYLLQDLGLCRDINLPRLAETAAWISHITGRTDVSRVTKALMGSSKS, translated from the coding sequence ATGCACCAAACCAGCGACGACAACATCGTCATTGTCGAGGTCGGCCCAAGAGACGGTTTGCAAAACGAAGCCGCTATTGTTTCGATCGATGTGAAGATCGAATTGGTGAAACGTCTGGCCAGAGCTGGCCTTGATCACATTGAAGCAACCGCTTTTGTGTCGCCAAAATGGGTTCCGCAAATGGCCGATAGTACCGATGTTATGACGGCTTGCGCCTCGGCAGGGGAGCTTTCGCATGTCACCCTCTCGGCCCTCACGCCCAATCTCAAAGGTTTCGAGGCCGCCATTGCTGCCGGAAGCCGCGAGGTGGCGGTGTTTGCCTCTGCCTCCGAGACCTTCTCCCGGCGCAACATCAATTGCTCGATTGACGAATCGTTCACGCGCTTCGAGCCCATTTTCGAGGCGGCGCGGGCCGTGGGGATTCCGGTGCGCGGTTATGTTTCCTGCGTTATTGCCTGTCCTTATGAGGGCGCGATTGATCCGCGTGCTGTCGCGCGCGTTAGTCGTCTTTTGCTGAAAAAGGGCGCGCGTGAAGTCTCCCTTGGCGACACAATCGGGGTTGGAACACCTGCGAAGGTCAAGCGCATGATTGAAGCGGTGGCGGCAGAGGCGCCCTTATCGGTGCTGGCAGGACATTTCCACGACACCTATGGCATGGGGATCGCCAATATTCAGGCCGCACTCGATGCGGGCATCCGTGTGTTCGACAGCTCCATCGGTGGCCTTGGCGGCTGCCCCTATGCCGCTGGCGCGGCTGGCAATGTTGCGACAGAGGAAGTGGTCTATCTGCTGCAAGACCTCGGCCTGTGCCGCGATATAAACCTGCCCAGACTGGCTGAAACCGCCGCATGGATCAGCCACATCACCGGACGAACGGACGTCTCGCGTGTAACAAAAGCTCTGATGGGCAGTTCAAAGAGCTGA
- the repB gene encoding plasmid partitioning protein RepB — MSRKHILGVSTDAQDAKPSDNRAGKTRSMPLLGVARKERDPATKLTANIGNALREQNDRLSRAEEIERRLAEGHAVIELDVSTVDPSFVQDRMPGDIDGLLESIREQGQQVPILVRPHPDQPGRYQVGFGHRRLQAVSELGLPVKAVVRDLTDEQLVIAQGQENNERQDLTFIEKARFAHRLNKQFSREIVIAAMSIDKSNLSKMLLLVDTLPPELIDAIGPAPGVGRPSWQQLTELIEKAPSPSDVSKYALSNEVQALPSAERFKAVLVSLKPPRVSRGLPEIMSTPDGDRLAQVSQSKSKLEITIDRKATPDFAAFVIDHLPALYQAHRAQNQKK; from the coding sequence ATGAGCCGGAAGCACATCCTTGGCGTCTCGACGGATGCCCAAGACGCTAAGCCCTCTGACAACCGGGCAGGTAAAACGCGGTCAATGCCGCTTCTTGGGGTCGCCAGAAAGGAACGCGACCCGGCAACAAAGCTGACTGCGAATATCGGAAACGCACTGCGTGAGCAGAATGACAGGTTGAGTCGCGCTGAAGAGATAGAGCGGCGTCTTGCTGAAGGCCACGCGGTTATCGAATTGGATGTCTCGACGGTAGATCCATCCTTCGTGCAGGACCGAATGCCTGGCGACATCGACGGACTTCTCGAATCGATTCGAGAGCAGGGCCAGCAGGTGCCAATCCTCGTGCGCCCTCACCCGGATCAGCCGGGCCGATATCAGGTGGGCTTCGGTCACCGTCGGCTTCAGGCCGTTTCAGAATTAGGTCTTCCGGTCAAAGCGGTTGTTCGCGATTTGACGGACGAACAATTGGTCATTGCACAGGGCCAGGAGAATAATGAACGCCAGGATCTCACCTTTATTGAGAAAGCACGTTTTGCACATCGCCTGAATAAGCAATTTTCACGCGAAATCGTTATTGCCGCGATGTCGATCGATAAGAGTAACCTGTCGAAGATGCTTTTGCTGGTCGACACCCTGCCCCCGGAGCTGATCGATGCAATCGGCCCCGCACCAGGGGTCGGACGACCAAGCTGGCAGCAACTAACGGAACTTATCGAAAAGGCCCCCTCGCCTTCTGACGTATCGAAATACGCGCTATCGAATGAAGTGCAAGCGCTGCCATCTGCGGAGCGGTTCAAGGCGGTGTTGGTCAGCCTTAAGCCTCCGCGGGTCTCTCGCGGACTTCCGGAGATTATGTCGACCCCTGATGGGGATCGATTGGCTCAGGTTTCGCAAAGCAAATCCAAATTGGAAATCACGATAGACAGAAAGGCGACGCCTGATTTCGCCGCCTTCGTCATTGATCACTTGCCTGCGCTTTATCAGGCGCACCGAGCACAGAACCAGAAGAAATAA